In one Methylocaldum szegediense genomic region, the following are encoded:
- a CDS encoding TolC family protein: protein MKLLVCAVGAACFFAIASAASEERIVDHYDELVFDESLTLGQTIEAALEKYPQSALIEAFENEAKALERRSASWIAGYPSIYLQWIDDKAFADRGAVEIQTGYQIPVWMWGQRAASKAVAERARQSAALFVRAIKHEVAGLVRDALWNLRLAENRYDLARRIYEVSKQLTAVVQRRVEVGDLARADLLLAESDELEKKTALVQAEAEVMHARQNYTNLTRLVRAPKHFEEVQSPLSTFDENHPAIAVANALIERAQAEVEFTRRSKQGNQPSILVGTQHERDTRREGYNNETNLVLQIPIGGDAYNAPFVAEAAIALTQRMADRDILYRQLEKALHEAIHNLQVDRTALTIAERRREIAESQLRMGRLAFETGEISLIDYLKIQATAQAAIRDAEQRAILLQRDIAVYNQVVGVTP from the coding sequence ATGAAGCTTTTGGTGTGCGCGGTAGGCGCGGCTTGTTTTTTCGCCATCGCGTCCGCCGCGTCCGAAGAGCGGATCGTCGATCATTACGACGAACTGGTGTTTGATGAATCGTTGACCCTTGGGCAAACCATCGAGGCCGCGCTCGAGAAATACCCGCAAAGCGCTCTCATTGAAGCTTTCGAGAATGAGGCCAAGGCTTTGGAGCGCCGCAGTGCTAGTTGGATCGCCGGATATCCGTCGATCTATCTGCAATGGATTGATGACAAGGCCTTTGCAGATAGGGGCGCGGTGGAAATTCAAACCGGCTATCAGATTCCGGTCTGGATGTGGGGGCAGCGGGCGGCAAGCAAGGCCGTAGCGGAGCGAGCACGGCAGAGCGCGGCTTTATTTGTGCGGGCGATAAAGCACGAGGTTGCGGGCTTGGTGCGCGATGCGCTTTGGAATCTCCGCCTGGCGGAAAACCGTTACGATCTGGCCCGGCGTATCTACGAAGTTTCGAAGCAGTTGACCGCCGTTGTGCAAAGGCGCGTCGAAGTCGGCGACCTCGCTCGGGCAGACCTGCTTCTCGCGGAAAGCGACGAGCTGGAAAAAAAGACTGCGCTGGTTCAGGCTGAAGCCGAAGTGATGCACGCCCGCCAGAACTATACGAATCTGACCCGCCTAGTGCGTGCGCCGAAACATTTCGAAGAGGTACAGAGCCCGCTCAGCACGTTCGACGAGAATCATCCAGCCATAGCGGTCGCCAACGCCTTGATCGAACGTGCCCAAGCGGAAGTCGAGTTTACACGGAGGTCCAAGCAAGGCAACCAGCCTTCGATTCTGGTCGGTACCCAGCACGAGCGGGATACTCGGAGAGAAGGCTATAACAACGAAACCAACTTGGTGCTCCAAATCCCCATCGGGGGAGATGCCTATAACGCGCCGTTCGTCGCCGAAGCCGCCATCGCCTTGACCCAGCGAATGGCGGATCGGGACATCTTGTATCGACAGTTGGAGAAGGCTCTACATGAAGCGATCCACAATCTCCAGGTCGATCGCACCGCCCTGACGATCGCCGAAAGGCGCAGGGAAATCGCGGAATCGCAGCTCAGAATGGGCCGTCTTGCTTTCGAGACCGGAGAAATTTCGCTAATCGACTACCTCAAGATTCAGGCCACTGCCCAGGCAGCGATTCGCGATGCCGAGCAACGGGCGATCCTGTTGCAGCGCGATATCGCGGTTTACAACCAAGTCGTCGGAGTCACGCCATGA
- a CDS encoding efflux RND transporter periplasmic adaptor subunit → MRLVVLFLIWCFCTTGLAAENEIQLTTEQAKRLGIRTAKPEQVATLPLAQAPARVVLPPQKEFVVSSPQAGVISNVAVPLGARVKQGEVLARIQSPDLLALQRALLDAVSEFNLAEARLKRDETLLKEGIISRLRWQETKSDYDKAQAALQTAEQTLSASGFGQNEIRRLRADRRLSSVIEVRAPIEGVVLERMAVVGQRVDRLTPMFRVGKLDELWLEVDMPQERLHEVRIGDRVSVENARASARIIEVGQHVDPRSQSALVRAVVDSRAEDLRPGMHINVQLMHKSTDLIFRLPIAALASHEGRDYVFVQIPGGFVAREVAVAGVEQYSVVIHEGLDVGEEVAVQGVAALKAAWLGMGEEE, encoded by the coding sequence ATGAGACTCGTCGTTCTATTCTTGATCTGGTGCTTCTGCACGACGGGACTCGCGGCGGAGAACGAGATCCAACTAACGACGGAGCAAGCGAAACGTCTGGGAATCCGCACTGCAAAACCGGAACAGGTCGCCACCCTGCCGTTAGCGCAAGCGCCAGCGCGGGTTGTGCTGCCGCCGCAAAAGGAATTCGTCGTCAGCTCCCCGCAAGCCGGGGTGATCAGCAACGTCGCCGTTCCGCTCGGCGCTCGAGTGAAACAGGGCGAAGTGCTCGCCCGCATCCAGAGTCCGGATTTGCTGGCTCTGCAGAGGGCTTTGCTCGATGCCGTTTCCGAATTCAATCTTGCAGAGGCGCGCCTCAAACGGGACGAGACCCTGCTCAAAGAGGGCATCATCTCGCGCCTGCGCTGGCAGGAGACCAAGAGCGATTACGACAAGGCTCAAGCGGCTCTACAGACGGCGGAGCAGACCTTGTCTGCGTCGGGGTTTGGCCAGAACGAGATTCGCCGGCTTAGAGCCGATCGCCGGCTCAGTAGCGTTATCGAAGTGCGCGCGCCCATCGAGGGGGTTGTGCTCGAGCGCATGGCCGTAGTGGGGCAGAGAGTTGATCGGCTCACGCCGATGTTTCGGGTCGGCAAGCTGGACGAATTGTGGCTGGAAGTCGATATGCCCCAGGAACGGCTGCACGAGGTGAGAATCGGCGACCGTGTCAGCGTCGAAAACGCTCGGGCGAGCGCCCGTATCATCGAGGTTGGTCAGCACGTAGATCCCAGGAGCCAAAGCGCCCTGGTGCGGGCGGTCGTCGACAGCCGAGCGGAAGACCTGCGACCCGGCATGCATATCAACGTGCAATTGATGCACAAAAGCACTGATCTGATCTTCCGCCTGCCCATAGCTGCCTTGGCGAGTCACGAAGGGCGAGACTACGTGTTCGTGCAGATCCCGGGAGGTTTTGTGGCACGCGAGGTCGCGGTAGCCGGCGTAGAACAGTACAGCGTTGTCATTCACGAAGGTCTTGACGTAGGCGAGGAAGTGGCGGTGCAGGGGGTGGCCGCGCTCAAGGCCGCCTGGCTCGGCATGGGAGAAGAAGAGTGA
- a CDS encoding efflux RND transporter permease subunit, with the protein MARLIQFALTQRLFALLSALLLSGAGWLAATHLPIDAFPDVSPTQVKIIVKVPGMTPEEVETRVTAPIELEMLGIPKQTMLRSIAKYALTDITIDFEEGTDIYWARQQVTERLNEVWGNLPPNAEGGIAPMTTPLGEMFMFTVEGEGLSLSERRSLLDWVIRPALRTVPGVADVNALGGLVRSFEVVPDNIRMAARGVTIGELTEALKSNNRNDGAGRLTQGEEAFLVRTEGRIVDLDDVRTIVVAERNGAIITVGDVADVRIGALTRYGAVSQDGRGEAVEGLVLSLRGANARQVVEDVEKKLEEIRPALPKGVEVNVFYNRGDLVGKAINTIVRALVEATVLVLILLVLFLGDLRAALTVALILPMVALFTFLLMDHFGVTANLMSLGGLAIAIGKLVDPAVVVVENITTHLAEQGRTNRVPRLHAIYRAMREVTAPVISGTLIIGIVFVPLFTLEGLEGKMFKPLAFTNVFAMIGSLIFSLIVIPVVASFLMKRVKHEEPWLARKLSEWYRPVLVWSLAHGRTVLFAAGLLLLSSVAVYFQIGKTFMPTMDEGDIIVQVEKLPSITLDQSVRLDLQIQKAILEHVPEVTRAVSRVGADEIGLDPMGLNETDNFFVLKPQDEWRMKRKGELIEEIRKVLDTIPGIAYGFTQPIEMRVTEMLTGVRGDVAVKLYGPDLAVLNAKAEEIAEVMRKIPGASDVFTIRNEGMQYLVVKVDRLAAGRLGLDADSLADTLRAQIEGLKLGIVQEGIRRTPLLLRGAGEPANLSTLQIALPDGHRVPLSAVARIESVESVVAINREHGQRYASVRSNVEGRDLVGFVEEAKRAVAEQVELPTGYYIAWGGQFENQQRAAARLSVVIPVSIGLIFLLLFSTFGSVRQAVLVLANVPLALIGGVYGIWISGEYLSVSTSVGFISLLGIAVLNGVVMVSYFNHLRSLGLPMDEAVVVGAMRRLRPVLMTAGIAAFGLIPLLFATGPGSEIQRPLAVVGVGGLFTSTLLTLVLLPILYSRYGEAKVGAGLLVLTEKIKLEEPKQ; encoded by the coding sequence ATCGCGCGCCTGATCCAGTTCGCTCTAACCCAGCGCTTGTTCGCCTTGCTGAGCGCCCTCCTCCTCTCCGGTGCCGGCTGGCTCGCCGCGACCCATTTGCCGATCGATGCGTTTCCGGACGTTTCGCCGACCCAGGTCAAGATCATCGTCAAAGTACCGGGCATGACCCCGGAGGAAGTGGAAACGCGCGTCACGGCGCCGATCGAACTGGAAATGCTCGGCATTCCCAAGCAGACCATGCTCCGCTCCATAGCCAAGTATGCGCTAACCGACATCACCATCGACTTCGAGGAAGGCACCGACATTTACTGGGCACGGCAGCAGGTGACGGAGCGCTTGAACGAAGTTTGGGGAAACCTCCCGCCCAACGCTGAAGGGGGGATCGCCCCCATGACGACGCCTTTGGGCGAGATGTTCATGTTCACCGTGGAGGGGGAAGGTCTTAGCCTCTCGGAGCGGCGGAGCCTCTTGGATTGGGTGATTCGCCCGGCGCTTCGCACGGTTCCAGGCGTCGCCGACGTGAACGCCTTGGGCGGATTGGTGAGAAGCTTCGAGGTCGTTCCCGATAACATCCGCATGGCGGCACGCGGCGTCACGATTGGCGAGCTGACCGAAGCGCTCAAATCCAATAACCGCAACGACGGCGCCGGACGTCTGACTCAGGGCGAGGAAGCGTTCTTGGTACGCACCGAGGGGCGGATCGTGGATCTTGACGATGTACGCACCATCGTCGTGGCCGAGCGGAACGGCGCCATTATCACCGTGGGCGACGTGGCGGACGTTCGCATCGGCGCCCTGACCCGCTACGGCGCCGTGAGCCAGGATGGGCGCGGCGAGGCAGTCGAGGGGCTGGTGCTGAGCCTCAGGGGGGCGAACGCACGGCAAGTGGTGGAGGACGTCGAGAAGAAGCTCGAGGAAATCCGGCCGGCTTTGCCCAAGGGCGTCGAAGTCAATGTGTTCTACAACCGAGGCGATCTGGTCGGGAAGGCTATCAACACCATCGTTCGGGCCTTGGTGGAAGCGACCGTGTTGGTGTTGATCCTGCTCGTCCTGTTTCTCGGCGACCTGCGAGCCGCTTTGACCGTCGCTTTGATCCTGCCCATGGTGGCTCTGTTCACTTTTCTGCTGATGGACCACTTCGGCGTCACGGCCAATCTGATGAGCCTGGGCGGCCTCGCCATCGCCATCGGCAAGCTGGTCGATCCGGCGGTCGTCGTGGTGGAGAACATCACGACCCATCTGGCCGAGCAGGGAAGGACCAATCGCGTGCCTAGGCTGCATGCGATCTATCGGGCCATGCGCGAAGTGACGGCACCGGTCATCTCCGGAACCCTCATCATCGGCATCGTGTTCGTGCCCTTGTTTACCCTGGAAGGTCTCGAAGGCAAGATGTTCAAGCCTCTAGCCTTCACCAACGTGTTCGCCATGATAGGGTCACTGATCTTCTCCCTGATCGTGATCCCGGTTGTGGCCTCCTTCCTGATGAAGCGGGTCAAACACGAGGAGCCTTGGCTGGCGCGCAAACTTTCGGAGTGGTACCGGCCGGTCTTGGTCTGGTCCCTCGCTCACGGCCGTACGGTTTTGTTCGCCGCTGGACTGCTCCTTTTATCCAGCGTGGCGGTGTATTTCCAGATCGGCAAGACCTTCATGCCTACCATGGACGAGGGCGACATCATCGTACAAGTCGAGAAACTGCCGTCCATCACGCTGGATCAGTCGGTGCGGCTGGATCTACAGATCCAGAAAGCCATTTTGGAGCACGTGCCGGAGGTGACACGGGCCGTCTCCAGAGTGGGCGCCGACGAAATCGGCTTGGACCCTATGGGGCTCAACGAGACCGACAATTTCTTCGTGCTCAAGCCGCAGGACGAGTGGCGCATGAAGCGCAAGGGAGAATTGATCGAGGAAATTCGGAAAGTCTTGGATACCATTCCGGGCATCGCTTACGGTTTCACTCAACCGATCGAGATGAGAGTCACCGAGATGCTGACCGGGGTGCGCGGGGACGTGGCGGTTAAGCTGTACGGCCCGGACCTCGCCGTGCTCAATGCTAAGGCTGAGGAAATCGCCGAAGTGATGCGGAAGATTCCCGGTGCTTCCGATGTCTTCACCATTCGCAACGAGGGCATGCAGTACCTGGTGGTGAAAGTGGACCGACTCGCCGCGGGACGTTTAGGATTGGATGCGGACTCGCTGGCCGATACCTTGCGGGCTCAGATCGAGGGGCTCAAGCTCGGCATCGTCCAGGAGGGTATCCGCCGCACGCCTTTGCTACTGCGAGGTGCCGGAGAGCCGGCCAACTTGTCTACTCTGCAGATCGCCCTACCCGACGGACACCGAGTGCCGTTGTCGGCGGTCGCCAGAATCGAGTCGGTGGAGAGTGTGGTCGCGATCAACCGCGAGCATGGCCAGCGTTATGCATCTGTGCGCAGCAACGTCGAAGGACGCGATTTGGTGGGCTTCGTGGAGGAGGCCAAGCGGGCTGTGGCCGAGCAGGTCGAATTGCCGACCGGGTACTACATCGCATGGGGCGGCCAATTCGAAAATCAGCAGCGGGCAGCCGCGCGTTTGTCCGTGGTCATTCCGGTATCCATCGGGCTGATTTTCCTGCTATTGTTTTCCACCTTCGGCTCGGTGCGCCAAGCGGTTCTGGTTTTGGCCAATGTTCCTCTAGCACTGATCGGTGGCGTTTACGGGATTTGGATTTCGGGAGAATATCTTTCGGTGTCGACCTCGGTAGGATTCATATCTCTGTTGGGTATTGCCGTATTGAACGGCGTGGTGATGGTGAGTTATTTCAATCACCTGCGTTCATTGGGGCTGCCCATGGACGAGGCGGTCGTGGTGGGTGCTATGCGCCGACTGCGTCCGGTGTTGATGACCGCCGGCATCGCGGCTTTCGGACTCATCCCGCTGCTGTTCGCGACCGGCCCGGGTTCGGAAATTCAGCGGCCACTGGCGGTCGTCGGCGTCGGTGGATTGTTTACTTCGACGCTGCTGACCTTGGTGTTGCTGCCTATCCTCTATAGCCGCTACGGTGAGGCCAAAGTTGGGGCCGGTCTTCTGGTCCTTACGGAGAAGATTAAGCTGGAGGAGCCAAAACAATGA
- a CDS encoding DUF3240 family protein, protein MSEIFLLTLIAPPAYEEPLVDWLLQYEHSCGFSSFPISGHSSNPESLTLVEQVTGRKRQIRFDVQLAAADLGSLLDRLKTDFAGSAIHYRVTPITEAGSL, encoded by the coding sequence ATGAGCGAAATCTTTCTCCTCACCCTAATCGCCCCGCCTGCTTACGAGGAACCCTTGGTCGACTGGTTGTTGCAGTACGAGCACTCCTGTGGATTCAGCAGCTTCCCGATCAGCGGTCATTCCAGCAATCCGGAAAGCTTGACCCTAGTCGAACAGGTGACCGGACGCAAACGACAGATTCGCTTCGACGTGCAGCTTGCCGCCGCCGATCTAGGCAGCCTGCTCGATCGATTGAAGACGGATTTTGCGGGCTCGGCGATCCACTACCGCGTCACGCCGATCACCGAGGCCGGATCGCTTTGA
- a CDS encoding transglycosylase SLT domain-containing protein, producing the protein MTAIRFLLGWLLGVSATLVLAQDDIDKASELRTLALRYEHGRGVKQDYAEAYRLYCKAALLGDAEAAYNLGWMYFNGRGLPRKAEVAVGWFLRAAKTGDVYAARMLVRYRGVTPVDDPDCRPEPTPVIAAVKPGSNLNRKLVESWVNQIAAQYSIDPKLVLAVIQAESGFNPAALSSKNAQGLMQLIPATAERFGIRDVWNPVENIKGGTAYLHWLLRHFNGNVEWAVAAYNAGERTVEQYQGVPPYRETREYVRRILATYQKTFHPIPPPVSAERTF; encoded by the coding sequence TTGACTGCGATTCGTTTCCTGCTTGGTTGGCTGCTTGGCGTTAGCGCAACGCTTGTCCTGGCGCAGGACGATATCGACAAGGCAAGCGAACTGCGCACCCTTGCTCTGCGCTACGAGCACGGTCGTGGCGTCAAACAGGACTACGCCGAAGCATACCGGCTCTACTGCAAAGCGGCCTTGCTTGGAGATGCAGAGGCAGCGTACAACCTCGGCTGGATGTACTTCAATGGCCGAGGACTCCCCCGTAAGGCCGAAGTCGCCGTGGGGTGGTTCTTGCGTGCCGCCAAAACCGGCGATGTTTATGCGGCGCGTATGTTGGTGCGGTACCGTGGCGTCACACCGGTGGATGACCCCGACTGCCGCCCAGAACCTACACCGGTCATCGCTGCTGTTAAGCCCGGCTCGAATCTCAACCGGAAACTCGTTGAAAGCTGGGTCAACCAAATCGCGGCGCAATATTCGATCGACCCCAAACTGGTTTTAGCCGTCATACAGGCGGAGTCCGGTTTCAACCCGGCGGCGCTCTCCTCCAAGAACGCGCAGGGTCTTATGCAGCTCATTCCGGCAACGGCAGAACGTTTCGGCATCCGGGATGTCTGGAACCCTGTAGAGAACATCAAAGGCGGAACTGCCTATCTCCATTGGCTGCTGCGTCATTTCAACGGCAACGTTGAATGGGCGGTGGCCGCTTATAACGCGGGAGAACGTACCGTCGAACAGTATCAGGGCGTTCCGCCGTATCGGGAAACCCGCGAGTACGTCCGGCGCATCCTTGCAACTTATCAAAAGACCTTTCACCCGATTCCGCCACCGGTATCGGCGGAACGCACGTTCTAG
- a CDS encoding DNA-3-methyladenine glycosylase I yields the protein MEPLTRCAWAERSPLEQAYHDLEWGTPVHDDCLLFEFLILEGAQAGLSWTTILRKRDAYRTAFDGFDPERVARYDETKIGELLTNPGIVRNRLKIVAAVNNAKRFLEIKEQFGSFDAYLWRFVDGRPRQNTWRSMAEVPARTAESDALSKDLEKRGFRFVGSVICYAYMQAIGMVNDHTVDCFRWRQLHPTGSP from the coding sequence ATGGAACCCCTAACCCGCTGCGCCTGGGCCGAACGCAGCCCACTCGAACAGGCGTACCACGACTTGGAGTGGGGAACCCCCGTCCACGACGACTGTTTATTATTCGAGTTCCTGATTCTGGAAGGGGCTCAGGCCGGACTTTCCTGGACCACGATTCTCCGTAAACGAGACGCCTACCGAACGGCCTTCGACGGCTTCGATCCCGAGCGCGTGGCTCGTTACGACGAAACCAAGATCGGAGAGTTGTTGACCAATCCCGGCATCGTTCGCAACCGTCTCAAGATCGTCGCCGCCGTAAACAACGCCAAACGTTTTCTTGAAATAAAGGAGCAATTCGGCAGCTTCGACGCCTACCTTTGGCGTTTCGTCGACGGCCGTCCCAGGCAAAACACCTGGCGAAGCATGGCGGAGGTGCCAGCCCGAACCGCGGAATCGGACGCGCTAAGCAAGGACCTCGAGAAACGCGGATTTCGCTTCGTCGGCAGCGTGATTTGCTATGCCTATATGCAAGCGATAGGCATGGTCAACGACCATACCGTCGATTGCTTTCGCTGGAGGCAACTGCATCCGACCGGCTCGCCGTAA
- a CDS encoding PHP domain-containing protein, producing the protein MYDLHTHSTASDGAYSPAELVRQAAAAGVTVLALTDHDSTSGLDEADAAALEAGIQLIPGVEISVTWAEKTIHIVGLHVDRHSKVLQQGLNHLQATRVERAQEIGRRLDRYGVPGTFEAAREMAGDGMITRTHFARHLVLLGLAGSVSDAFERFLARGKPGYVPTRWAEMTDAVDWIRKAGGVAVLAHPQRYKLTASWMRRLIGDFKECGGVAIEVVSGAATPGDTQTSAEYARRFQLYASSGSDFHSPETAWIKLGRLPTLPADLTPVWTLWNP; encoded by the coding sequence TTGTACGATCTCCACACCCATTCCACCGCCTCGGACGGCGCCTACTCGCCGGCAGAGTTGGTTCGCCAGGCTGCTGCAGCCGGCGTAACGGTCCTCGCACTGACCGATCATGACTCTACCTCGGGCTTGGATGAGGCCGACGCTGCCGCCCTCGAGGCCGGCATTCAGCTCATCCCCGGCGTCGAGATATCGGTAACCTGGGCGGAAAAGACCATCCACATCGTTGGTCTACACGTCGATCGTCACTCGAAGGTTTTACAGCAGGGACTTAACCATCTCCAGGCGACTCGCGTCGAACGGGCGCAAGAAATCGGTCGGCGCCTCGACCGCTACGGCGTTCCCGGAACCTTCGAAGCCGCTCGGGAGATGGCCGGCGACGGCATGATCACCCGCACCCATTTCGCTCGACACCTGGTACTCCTAGGGCTTGCGGGAAGCGTAAGCGACGCCTTCGAACGTTTTCTGGCTCGCGGCAAACCGGGCTATGTTCCGACTCGCTGGGCGGAGATGACGGATGCCGTGGATTGGATTCGAAAAGCGGGCGGGGTCGCCGTGCTGGCCCATCCGCAGCGTTACAAGCTGACGGCTAGCTGGATGCGACGGCTGATCGGCGATTTCAAGGAATGCGGAGGCGTAGCGATCGAGGTCGTTTCGGGAGCCGCGACTCCGGGCGATACTCAAACCAGCGCCGAATACGCGCGGCGTTTCCAGTTGTACGCTTCCAGCGGCTCTGATTTTCACAGTCCGGAAACCGCCTGGATCAAACTGGGCCGCTTGCCCACATTGCCGGCCGATCTGACGCCGGTTTGGACGCTATGGAACCCCTAA